A window of the Mucilaginibacter sp. cycad4 genome harbors these coding sequences:
- a CDS encoding ABC transporter permease, translating to MEQGLSHLYELKTYTFHINAYDLVFFGAIFLGLASAVLLWFSKRLNETANRFFALVLVTVVLYITRILAIDIQLATYIPYWSRLPLQFSLAFGPLIFFYVLKIIRPEYKFRFRDLLHFIPLLLELCAQLLEINDSIKTGKAAYDTLTFHRLNPAFQLLGFISVIIYLYASHKLIENFYRGIKFNRGDRYRYEMGWLHRLLTGFGILWLCWMLLAATDYFYYHHQLGMQVYYPLYLFLVILTIRMAAIAFLRPEAGLSPGASRVFKVALPGESKQKGTWLKKVMKANLYYQDPELNLRSLAERLDLHPNELSRIINTVLKKSFNDFINEYRVAGVARKMQDPAYDHLTLLGIAFESGFNSKTTFNRTFRQMTGKSPAEYKLELKKERPYYNLERQPHFTAVILNQETAPGWTVNKPNRYVMFKNYFKIAWRNLIRNKSYATINITGLAIGIAACLLIFLIVQYETSFDSFHANKDRIYRIVTVSSGPDGTHAGQGTPLPLIEGLKLDFPQIKQLANIMKNDGSHYTVGDGRNGNPLKKFKEDLAYYADPGFFQIFDFKWLAGDKNTALAEPKTIALSRDEADKFFGDWHKAMGKTIRYENKRDLKVTGIFENTPVNTDFPMKLAVSWVTLIEKGGDLGGNAQDWISTFGDRNCYIILPPGMNEKRFNTDLAAFAKKHVPAPYNKNEIFQLQALKDMHYDTNVGVYSGHPFSKQLISVISLIGLFLLIIACVNFINLATAQAVNRSKEVGIRKVLGSNRYQLVLQFISETLIITLFAVILAAIISLVALPMLNNLLEIQLGGSFLADPMVILFLAGVVIGVTFLAGFYPALVLSGFNPIAALRNKINAGRASGISLRRVLVVAQFCIAQFLVIGTLVMIYQMNYFRNKSLGFNKDAVITVPFPGDSISRARVSALKNQLLQQSGIKDVSVSLYGPSDNSGWFSDFKFNNSTKQVDFAACLKWADADYFRLYDIQFLAGSPYKKTDTISGYVVNETLIHKLGITDPKQAIGKYIMLWDDKKLNAQITGVVKDYNVASLRNAIPPVLMGPWKRQYSKLNIKIQPQNVRQTLDGIESLWNKTFPEGVYEYQFLDKTIADFYRNEDELSTLYKIFAGIAIFISCLGLYGLVSFMALQRTKEVGIRKTLGATVGHIVYLFSKEFTVLIVIAFTISAPIGYYFMHKWLQDYTYRINIGPDIFIVAILASVAIAWTSVGYKAVKAALANPVKSLRSE from the coding sequence TTGGAACAAGGATTGAGCCATTTGTACGAATTGAAAACCTATACATTCCATATTAACGCCTACGACCTGGTATTTTTTGGGGCTATTTTCCTCGGACTGGCCTCCGCCGTGCTTTTGTGGTTCAGCAAAAGGCTAAACGAAACAGCAAACCGGTTTTTTGCCCTGGTATTAGTTACAGTTGTTTTGTACATAACCCGCATATTAGCCATTGACATTCAGCTCGCAACCTATATTCCTTATTGGAGCCGACTGCCGCTGCAATTTTCGCTGGCATTTGGCCCCCTGATTTTCTTTTATGTACTTAAAATAATCCGGCCGGAATATAAATTCAGATTTAGAGATTTGCTGCATTTCATCCCGTTATTGCTCGAACTTTGCGCTCAGCTACTGGAGATCAATGATAGTATTAAAACAGGCAAAGCTGCGTATGATACACTGACCTTTCACCGGTTGAACCCTGCATTTCAATTGCTTGGATTTATTTCGGTCATTATTTATCTGTATGCCTCCCATAAACTGATAGAAAACTTTTACCGGGGTATTAAATTTAATAGGGGTGACAGGTATCGGTACGAAATGGGATGGCTGCATCGTTTGCTAACTGGTTTCGGCATTTTGTGGCTATGCTGGATGCTCCTTGCGGCCACAGATTACTTTTATTACCATCATCAATTAGGAATGCAGGTTTATTACCCCCTGTATCTCTTTTTAGTGATACTTACTATCCGGATGGCGGCTATCGCTTTTTTGAGGCCGGAGGCTGGCTTATCACCAGGTGCTTCGCGGGTTTTTAAAGTGGCGTTACCCGGAGAGTCAAAGCAAAAGGGTACCTGGCTGAAGAAAGTCATGAAAGCCAACCTGTATTACCAGGATCCGGAACTTAATTTACGTTCGCTGGCCGAAAGGCTCGATTTGCATCCAAATGAATTATCCCGGATCATTAACACGGTGCTCAAAAAAAGTTTTAATGATTTCATTAATGAGTATCGCGTTGCCGGTGTGGCCCGGAAAATGCAGGATCCTGCTTATGATCATCTAACGCTGCTCGGTATAGCCTTCGAATCAGGATTTAATTCGAAAACCACCTTTAACCGCACTTTTAGACAAATGACCGGTAAAAGTCCGGCCGAATATAAACTTGAACTAAAAAAAGAGCGACCATATTATAATTTGGAACGCCAGCCCCATTTTACGGCAGTAATTTTAAACCAGGAAACAGCTCCGGGCTGGACCGTTAATAAACCAAATCGATACGTTATGTTTAAAAATTACTTCAAAATAGCCTGGCGTAACCTGATACGCAATAAAAGCTATGCTACTATTAATATTACCGGCTTGGCAATTGGGATAGCAGCCTGCCTGCTCATATTCCTAATTGTTCAGTATGAAACAAGTTTCGATAGTTTTCATGCCAATAAAGACCGGATCTATCGTATTGTGACGGTGAGCAGTGGCCCTGATGGAACACATGCCGGCCAAGGGACGCCATTGCCGCTAATTGAAGGGTTGAAGCTTGATTTTCCACAAATAAAGCAGTTGGCTAACATTATGAAGAACGATGGATCGCATTATACTGTAGGTGATGGGCGTAATGGAAATCCATTGAAAAAGTTTAAAGAAGATCTGGCTTATTATGCCGATCCGGGGTTTTTTCAGATTTTTGATTTCAAGTGGCTGGCAGGAGATAAAAACACCGCTTTAGCCGAGCCTAAAACCATTGCACTATCCCGTGATGAAGCTGATAAATTTTTCGGCGACTGGCATAAGGCGATGGGGAAAACAATAAGATACGAAAATAAACGCGATCTTAAAGTGACCGGGATCTTTGAGAACACCCCGGTCAATACTGATTTCCCGATGAAGCTTGCCGTTTCCTGGGTAACACTTATCGAAAAAGGAGGGGACCTTGGCGGCAATGCACAGGATTGGATTAGTACCTTCGGCGACAGGAATTGCTATATCATTTTGCCTCCCGGCATGAACGAAAAACGGTTTAATACCGACCTTGCAGCATTCGCAAAAAAGCACGTGCCGGCACCTTATAATAAAAATGAGATCTTTCAACTACAGGCATTGAAAGACATGCATTATGATACCAATGTAGGGGTATACAGCGGCCACCCATTCAGTAAGCAATTGATCAGTGTTATCAGTTTGATTGGTTTATTCCTGCTCATCATTGCCTGCGTTAACTTTATCAACCTGGCTACCGCCCAGGCTGTAAACCGCTCAAAAGAGGTTGGTATACGTAAGGTATTGGGTAGTAACCGATATCAATTGGTTCTGCAATTTATTAGCGAGACCCTGATCATCACTTTATTTGCGGTTATACTGGCTGCGATAATCTCACTTGTGGCATTACCGATGTTGAACAACCTGCTTGAGATCCAGCTGGGCGGGAGTTTCCTGGCGGATCCTATGGTGATCTTGTTTTTAGCAGGTGTGGTTATCGGGGTTACTTTTTTAGCCGGGTTCTATCCGGCGCTTGTGTTATCAGGATTTAACCCGATAGCGGCATTGAGAAATAAGATCAACGCCGGCCGTGCGAGCGGCATCTCATTACGCAGGGTTTTGGTGGTGGCGCAGTTTTGTATAGCACAGTTTCTGGTGATCGGAACCCTTGTGATGATTTATCAAATGAATTATTTTAGAAACAAATCGCTCGGGTTTAATAAAGATGCTGTAATTACTGTCCCCTTTCCGGGAGATAGCATCAGCAGGGCAAGGGTGAGTGCGCTAAAAAATCAGCTTTTACAACAATCGGGCATAAAAGATGTGAGTGTTAGCCTATACGGCCCGTCCGATAATAGTGGTTGGTTTAGCGACTTTAAATTCAATAATTCGACAAAACAGGTCGATTTTGCCGCCTGCCTGAAATGGGCCGACGCTGACTATTTCAGGCTATATGATATTCAATTTTTAGCCGGTAGTCCATACAAAAAAACAGATACCATATCAGGCTATGTTGTTAATGAAACTTTGATACATAAACTGGGTATTACCGACCCAAAGCAAGCCATAGGCAAATATATTATGCTATGGGATGATAAAAAATTAAATGCGCAGATTACTGGTGTGGTTAAAGATTATAATGTAGCCTCACTGCGTAATGCTATCCCACCTGTATTGATGGGCCCTTGGAAGAGGCAATACTCAAAGTTAAATATCAAAATCCAACCCCAAAACGTAAGGCAAACCCTTGACGGTATTGAAAGCCTATGGAACAAAACTTTCCCGGAAGGCGTATATGAATATCAGTTCCTCGACAAAACAATCGCTGATTTTTATAGGAACGAGGACGAATTATCTACACTTTATAAAATATTTGCTGGCATAGCCATATTTATTTCGTGCCTTGGCTTGTATGGCCTGGTATCGTTTATGGCTTTACAACGCACTAAAGAAGTGGGGATACGTAAAACGTTAGGAGCCACCGTAGGGCATATTGTGTATTTGTTCTCCAAAGAATTTACGGTGCTTATTGTCATCGCGTTTACCATATCTGCACCTATCGGCTACTATTTTATGCATAAATGGCTGCAGGATTACACTTATAGGATCAATATCGGCCCGGATATTTTTATTGTGGCGATATTAGCATCAGTGGCCATTGCCTGGACAAGCGTAGGCTATAAAGCTGTAAAAGCGGCACTGGCTAATCCTGTGAAAAGTTTAAGGAGTGAATAA
- a CDS encoding FecR domain-containing protein, with amino-acid sequence MITKNEFLVLYEKYMRGQCTDAEKQLLDTYRDEMQLADEVWDDEEVSETDVHARIWQKLSESRQNPVVIIPLKQTSYKWIWAAASLVAIAVLAGLLFMPVKKDNATGIVAKNTKTTILPGSNKAYLTLANGDKIVLDDAKDGQLMAGAGVKVSKAANGVVVYKFDKKLDEQRYQDVPEINTITTPRGGQYQVILEDGTKVQLNAASYIRFPEFFTGASREIELNGEAYFEVAKDKAHPFIVKANGTRVQVLGTHFNINAYSDNSDITTTLLEGSVKMSKGEAAVMLLPGQQGTVNQNGSLITVSQADVEANMAWINGFFIFHDQSIVNIMKQVSRWYDVDVEYQDSQVRENEFGGTISKYKDIKELLDNIKLTGSIHYKIEGRRVIIMK; translated from the coding sequence ATGATAACTAAAAACGAGTTCCTTGTGCTGTATGAAAAATACATGCGCGGCCAATGTACCGATGCTGAAAAACAGCTATTGGATACATACCGCGATGAAATGCAGTTAGCCGACGAGGTTTGGGATGATGAAGAGGTTAGTGAAACCGATGTACATGCACGGATTTGGCAAAAATTAAGTGAAAGCAGGCAGAACCCTGTTGTCATAATACCTCTTAAACAAACCAGCTACAAATGGATATGGGCTGCTGCTTCATTAGTTGCCATAGCTGTATTGGCGGGTTTGCTGTTTATGCCTGTTAAAAAGGATAATGCCACAGGTATCGTAGCTAAGAATACTAAAACAACCATACTACCCGGAAGCAACAAGGCATATCTCACTTTGGCAAATGGCGATAAAATAGTGCTTGATGACGCCAAGGATGGCCAGCTGATGGCGGGGGCCGGCGTAAAAGTGAGTAAAGCGGCCAACGGCGTGGTTGTTTACAAATTTGACAAAAAGCTTGATGAACAAAGGTATCAGGATGTTCCGGAGATCAATACGATTACAACCCCCCGCGGCGGCCAATACCAGGTTATATTGGAAGATGGTACCAAAGTACAGCTCAATGCAGCGTCGTATATCAGATTCCCTGAGTTTTTTACCGGGGCCAGCCGTGAAATAGAATTGAACGGCGAAGCTTATTTCGAGGTAGCAAAAGACAAGGCCCATCCATTTATAGTTAAAGCCAATGGTACACGGGTGCAGGTATTGGGCACTCACTTTAATATTAACGCCTATAGCGATAACAGTGATATCACCACCACATTGCTGGAGGGCTCGGTTAAAATGAGCAAAGGTGAAGCTGCCGTGATGCTTTTGCCGGGACAACAGGGAACAGTAAACCAAAATGGTTCATTAATAACAGTGAGCCAGGCCGATGTTGAAGCTAATATGGCCTGGATAAACGGCTTTTTTATTTTTCATGATCAAAGCATAGTGAACATCATGAAGCAGGTGAGCCGGTGGTATGACGTGGATGTTGAGTATCAGGATAGCCAGGTTCGGGAAAATGAATTTGGCGGTACAATATCAAAATACAAGGATATTAAGGAGTTGCTTGATAATATTAAGCTTACCGGCAGTATCCACTACAAAATTGAAGGAAGGAGGGTTATCATTATGAAGTAA
- a CDS encoding RNA polymerase sigma-70 factor, with amino-acid sequence MYNSHISDQELWLAVRNDDEHAFAVLFDRYWVRLYKTALRYLKDRENSEETVHDVFLNIWDRRHQLEIESVPNFLLSAIRYQVYNRMRAAKPPVILELDNLEAGNCPDYNQGDFRIKNQELLQELSYYLEKLPKRCQEIFYMSRMDNLSNQEIAVRLGISKRTVENQITVALKHLRGCFKQVSTMLCLYYVLFR; translated from the coding sequence ATGTACAATTCTCATATTAGTGATCAGGAGCTGTGGCTTGCCGTACGTAATGACGATGAGCACGCATTCGCCGTACTTTTTGACCGGTACTGGGTAAGATTGTATAAAACTGCCCTCCGTTATCTGAAAGACCGTGAAAATAGTGAAGAAACAGTACATGATGTTTTCCTGAATATCTGGGATCGCCGGCATCAACTGGAAATAGAATCTGTCCCCAATTTTTTACTCTCGGCCATCCGATACCAGGTTTATAATCGCATGCGTGCGGCGAAGCCCCCGGTTATCCTGGAATTGGATAATCTGGAAGCAGGCAATTGCCCCGACTACAACCAGGGCGACTTCCGTATCAAAAACCAGGAATTGTTACAGGAACTCAGTTATTACCTTGAAAAATTGCCTAAGCGCTGCCAGGAAATATTTTACATGAGCCGCATGGATAATTTGAGCAACCAGGAAATTGCCGTCCGCTTGGGAATATCCAAGCGAACGGTTGAAAACCAGATAACCGTGGCATTGAAACATCTCAGGGGCTGTTTCAAGCAGGTTTCAACGATGCTTTGCCTGTATTATGTGTTGTTTAGATAG
- a CDS encoding DUF1348 family protein, with amino-acid sequence MKNEELIPPFSKETATEKLQFNEDQWNTCDAGKVSLLYSTDVEWSDRTTFLSGRNAVKDYLAEKFGTQQNYIIKKELWGAKANRNAVRFQEEWQDGNGQWFHSYGNEQLEFNEAGLITRRFGCISDKTIEPSEKSL; translated from the coding sequence ATGAAAAACGAAGAATTAATACCACCTTTCAGTAAGGAAACAGCCACCGAAAAACTACAGTTTAATGAAGATCAATGGAACACGTGTGATGCCGGGAAAGTGTCCCTTTTGTATTCCACAGATGTTGAATGGTCAGACCGTACTACCTTCCTTAGCGGCAGAAACGCCGTGAAAGATTATCTTGCCGAAAAATTCGGTACACAGCAAAATTACATCATCAAAAAGGAGCTTTGGGGAGCTAAGGCTAATCGCAACGCCGTACGGTTCCAGGAAGAATGGCAGGACGGCAACGGTCAATGGTTTCATAGCTATGGGAATGAACAGCTTGAATTTAACGAAGCGGGTTTAATCACCAGGCGGTTTGGCTGTATAAGCGATAAAACAATTGAACCTTCCGAAAAGTCGCTTTAA
- a CDS encoding type I glyceraldehyde-3-phosphate dehydrogenase, which produces MKKIAVYGFGRIGRQLLRIGLDRELFVPTAVADVKDLKTLTALFSVDTNYGHWKGKAASNDKGFVLNDHEIAYVDSAGGVPNWGDLGVDLVVDCSGRGTKREGAQVHLDRGAKYVLVSAPSKSLTDCDAVLLKGINLEHFDPAKHHIVSMGSCTTNALAAPIKVIREQFGIEYGLFSTVHSYTNSQSLTDQPMKDRRDSWAAAENIIPSSSGAAKALQFIWNDLKVTGKAYRVPTRTGSIAELNLITTKPCTVDEVNDAFRKAAAAGELQGVMDVLEEEWSSARIVGDSHSALMDLPLTFKQGDLLSIASWYDNEWGFSNRLAEVTQFIASKI; this is translated from the coding sequence ATGAAAAAAATTGCAGTTTATGGTTTCGGACGCATTGGCCGTCAATTGTTACGGATCGGCTTAGACCGGGAGCTTTTTGTTCCGACCGCGGTAGCGGACGTAAAAGACCTGAAAACGCTTACCGCGCTTTTCAGTGTAGATACCAACTACGGCCACTGGAAAGGTAAAGCGGCATCAAATGACAAAGGGTTTGTCCTCAATGATCATGAAATCGCTTATGTTGACTCAGCGGGCGGTGTTCCCAACTGGGGCGATTTAGGTGTAGACCTGGTGGTAGACTGCTCCGGCCGGGGAACTAAACGGGAAGGCGCACAAGTGCACCTGGACCGTGGCGCCAAATATGTATTAGTCAGTGCGCCGAGCAAATCCCTCACGGATTGCGACGCAGTTCTGTTAAAGGGCATTAACCTGGAGCACTTTGATCCTGCAAAACACCATATCGTTAGCATGGGGAGCTGTACAACGAACGCGCTGGCAGCGCCGATCAAAGTGATCAGGGAACAGTTCGGCATCGAATACGGGCTTTTTTCTACCGTGCATTCCTATACCAACTCGCAGTCGCTTACCGACCAGCCAATGAAGGACCGCCGCGACTCCTGGGCAGCAGCAGAAAATATTATCCCCTCCTCCTCCGGAGCTGCCAAAGCCCTGCAGTTTATCTGGAATGATTTGAAGGTTACAGGTAAAGCTTACCGGGTACCAACCCGGACCGGCAGTATCGCCGAATTGAACCTCATTACCACAAAGCCGTGTACCGTAGATGAAGTTAATGACGCCTTCCGCAAGGCGGCAGCAGCAGGCGAACTGCAGGGCGTAATGGATGTACTGGAGGAAGAATGGTCATCGGCGAGGATAGTTGGTGATTCACATTCAGCGTTAATGGACCTTCCTTTAACCTTCAAACAGGGTGATCTGCTTTCAATTGCATCATGGTATGATAATGAATGGGGCTTCAGCAACAGGCTGGCCGAGGTAACTCAATTTATTGCATCAAAAATATAA
- a CDS encoding helix-turn-helix domain-containing protein, translating to MDDTRLELTDQNRQLLFSISPFSNNTFPDFNRFNTFSVMLVMEGEGTVVADFSEYNFNKSCLICFSLYQAFCIKSKGNLKGVMINFHPDFFCLHQHRHEVSCNGILFNNIYESPVTDLSPSNRKSILTCIDGMRSEMQQPGIAQSEVLLSYLKILLINASGIKIEGRKADQATIIKEPQHIYTLKEAIEKNFRSYHRPGDYARLLNTSITVLNNISKRHFYKNLSDLITERVITETKRELYLTAKPVKLIAHEMGFTDEFYFSRYFKKHAGVSPLHFRDAVGFNKGNS from the coding sequence ATGGACGACACCAGATTGGAGCTTACTGATCAAAATAGGCAGTTATTGTTTAGCATCAGCCCTTTTAGTAACAACACGTTTCCTGATTTTAACAGGTTTAATACTTTTTCGGTGATGTTGGTCATGGAGGGGGAAGGTACCGTTGTTGCCGATTTTTCCGAATATAATTTTAACAAAAGTTGTTTAATTTGTTTCTCGCTTTACCAGGCCTTTTGTATTAAAAGCAAAGGAAACCTGAAAGGCGTAATGATTAATTTTCATCCGGATTTTTTTTGCCTTCATCAGCACCGGCACGAAGTTTCCTGCAACGGAATCCTCTTTAATAATATTTATGAATCGCCGGTTACAGACTTATCTCCCTCTAACAGGAAATCGATCTTAACATGTATCGATGGCATGCGATCTGAAATGCAACAACCCGGCATTGCGCAGTCTGAAGTACTGCTATCCTATTTAAAGATTTTGCTGATAAATGCATCGGGAATAAAAATTGAAGGACGGAAAGCTGACCAGGCAACAATCATAAAAGAACCACAGCACATATATACCCTAAAAGAAGCGATTGAAAAAAACTTCAGATCTTATCACCGCCCCGGGGATTATGCCCGCCTGTTAAACACCTCAATTACAGTGCTCAATAATATCAGCAAGCGTCATTTTTATAAGAATTTATCAGATCTGATCACAGAGCGGGTCATAACAGAAACCAAACGGGAGCTTTATCTTACAGCTAAACCCGTCAAATTGATTGCACATGAAATGGGCTTCACTGATGAGTTTTATTTTAGCCGTTACTTTAAAAAACATGCAGGCGTTTCTCCTTTACATTTCAGGGATGCCGTAGGCTTTAACAAAGGAAACTCCTGA